The Allocatelliglobosispora scoriae genome contains a region encoding:
- a CDS encoding mannose-1-phosphate guanylyltransferase, with protein MLHAVIPAGGSGTRLWPLSRSSNPKFLHPLTGTAQTMLQATMARLAPLSGLSETFVVTGVSHAVAVARQLPDLPESNILVEPSPRDSCAAIGLAAAVIEHRSPGAVMGSFSADHLVRDPAAFVTVVREAVAGAERGLLMTVGITPTHPETGYGYLHTGDLVAGGIREVTEFKEKPNAEVARAYVESGNYLWNAGMFVWKTDVFLAELAEQQPSLHEGLRAIAAVWDTDDRDAAIGDLWPTLTKISVDYAVMEGASAKGIVGTVPGDFGWHDIGDFHTVGTVLPATDEGNVILGGSKDEVLLVDVHDSVIVPGSGRLVAAVGLRDVIIVDTPDAVLVCPRDRAQDVKKLVDELKDRGETAYL; from the coding sequence ATGTTGCATGCCGTAATTCCCGCTGGTGGAAGCGGGACGCGCCTCTGGCCGCTGTCCCGGTCGTCGAACCCCAAGTTCCTTCACCCGCTCACCGGCACCGCACAGACAATGCTGCAGGCCACGATGGCCCGGCTGGCACCGCTCTCCGGCCTGTCGGAGACCTTCGTCGTCACCGGCGTGTCCCACGCCGTCGCGGTCGCGCGCCAGCTGCCCGACCTGCCCGAGTCCAACATCCTGGTCGAGCCGTCGCCCCGCGACTCCTGCGCCGCGATCGGGCTGGCCGCCGCGGTGATCGAGCACCGCTCGCCCGGCGCGGTGATGGGGTCCTTCTCCGCCGACCATCTGGTACGCGATCCGGCCGCCTTCGTCACCGTCGTGCGCGAGGCCGTGGCGGGCGCCGAGCGCGGGCTGCTGATGACGGTCGGCATCACCCCGACGCACCCCGAGACCGGATACGGCTACCTGCACACCGGTGATCTCGTCGCCGGTGGCATCCGCGAGGTCACGGAGTTCAAGGAGAAGCCCAACGCCGAGGTGGCGAGGGCGTATGTCGAGTCCGGCAACTACCTGTGGAACGCCGGCATGTTCGTCTGGAAGACCGACGTCTTCCTCGCCGAGCTCGCCGAGCAGCAGCCGTCTCTGCACGAGGGGCTGCGTGCCATCGCCGCGGTCTGGGACACCGACGACCGGGACGCCGCCATCGGCGACCTGTGGCCGACCCTGACCAAGATCTCGGTGGACTACGCCGTGATGGAGGGCGCGTCGGCGAAGGGCATCGTCGGGACCGTTCCGGGTGACTTCGGCTGGCACGACATCGGCGACTTCCACACGGTCGGCACGGTGCTGCCCGCGACCGACGAGGGCAACGTGATCCTCGGCGGGTCCAAGGACGAGGTGCTCCTCGTCGACGTGCACGACTCGGTGATCGTGCCCGGCTCGGGCCGGCTCGTCGCCGCCGTCGGCCTGCGCGATGTGATCATCGTGGATACGCCGGACGCGGTGCTGGTCTGCCCGCGTGACCGGGCCCAGGATGTGAAGAAGCTGGTCGACGAGCTCAAGGACCGGGGCGAAACCGCCTACCTGTAA
- a CDS encoding glycosyltransferase family 4 protein, which yields MLVDATSVPADRGGVGRYLDGLLGAVGTLLSDDLSVVAQRSDQERYQQMLPQARVIAAPAAAAHRPARLAWEQTGLPILAQQVSAEVLHSPFYTCPLRASCPVTVTVHDATFFTEPEHYDASRRTFFRSAIRTSMRRAARVIVPSKATRDELIRLLDADPTRIDVAYHGVDPAAFHAPTDEEKARVRARLGLTGDYVAFLGAKEPRKNVPNLIRGWVLAVRDLPNPPALVVAGGSGHDDDIDRAATEVPAHLRLIRPGYLRYADLPGFLGGALVAAYPSYGEGFGLPVLEAMACGAPVLTTPRLSLPEVGGDAVAYTTEDPERIAKDLLALLDDEPRRKTLARAGLLRATEFTWAASAEAHIAAWQRAITDVKR from the coding sequence GTGCTAGTCGACGCCACCAGCGTCCCAGCCGACCGGGGCGGTGTCGGACGTTATCTCGACGGTCTCCTCGGTGCGGTGGGCACCCTGCTCTCGGATGATCTGAGCGTCGTGGCTCAGCGTTCCGACCAGGAGCGTTATCAGCAGATGCTGCCGCAAGCCCGAGTGATCGCCGCGCCCGCCGCGGCGGCGCACCGACCCGCCCGACTCGCCTGGGAGCAGACCGGCCTGCCGATCCTCGCCCAGCAGGTCTCGGCGGAGGTGCTGCACTCGCCGTTCTACACCTGTCCCCTGCGGGCGTCCTGCCCGGTGACCGTGACCGTCCACGACGCGACGTTCTTCACCGAGCCGGAGCATTACGACGCCTCGCGGCGCACCTTCTTCCGCTCGGCGATCCGCACCTCCATGCGGCGCGCCGCGCGAGTGATCGTGCCGAGCAAGGCGACCCGCGACGAGCTGATCCGGCTGCTCGACGCCGACCCCACCCGCATCGACGTCGCCTATCACGGCGTCGACCCGGCGGCGTTCCACGCACCCACCGACGAGGAGAAGGCGCGGGTGCGGGCCCGGCTCGGCCTCACCGGCGACTATGTCGCCTTCCTCGGTGCCAAGGAGCCGCGCAAGAACGTGCCCAACCTCATCCGGGGCTGGGTCCTCGCCGTCCGCGACCTGCCCAATCCGCCCGCGCTCGTGGTGGCAGGCGGCTCCGGCCACGACGACGACATCGACCGGGCCGCGACCGAGGTGCCCGCGCACCTGCGGCTCATCCGCCCGGGCTACCTGCGCTACGCCGACCTGCCCGGCTTCCTCGGCGGTGCGCTCGTCGCCGCCTACCCCAGCTATGGCGAGGGCTTCGGCCTGCCGGTGCTGGAGGCGATGGCGTGCGGTGCTCCGGTGCTCACCACCCCCCGGCTCTCCCTGCCCGAGGTCGGTGGCGATGCCGTGGCATACACCACCGAGGACCCGGAACGGATCGCCAAGGACCTGCTCGCGCTCCTCGACGACGAGCCCCGCCGCAAGACGCTGGCCCGAGCGGGCCTGCTCAGGGCCACGGAATTCACCTGGGCGGCGAGCGCGGAGGCGCACATCGCCGCCTGGCAACGGGCCATCACCGACGTAAAGCGATAG
- a CDS encoding TIGR03089 family protein, with product MTTVRDLFARAADPAQPRLTWYDDATGERTELSTATLANWTNKTANLLVDGLGLGPGSTAVVALPPHWQTAAVLLGCAAAGVRVVDTGTADVGFATLERLAEIAGADERLAVSLHPFALPMRDLPGGVGDWALEARQHGDFFSAYQPMELEPREAAAGRVLIDTDRHPEPSVWLWAPLAAGSSIVACSHTDVSTLARKATSERVTIRMDAESDRMSE from the coding sequence ATGACGACCGTCCGGGACCTCTTCGCCCGCGCCGCCGACCCCGCCCAACCCCGCCTCACCTGGTACGACGACGCCACCGGCGAGCGCACCGAGCTCTCCACGGCGACGCTCGCCAACTGGACGAACAAGACGGCTAACCTGCTCGTCGACGGGCTGGGCCTGGGACCGGGGAGCACCGCCGTGGTGGCCCTGCCACCGCACTGGCAGACCGCCGCCGTGCTGCTCGGGTGTGCCGCCGCCGGAGTGCGGGTGGTCGACACCGGCACCGCCGACGTGGGGTTCGCGACCCTGGAGCGGCTGGCCGAGATCGCCGGGGCCGACGAGCGGCTCGCGGTCTCGCTGCACCCTTTTGCCCTGCCCATGCGGGATCTGCCCGGCGGGGTGGGGGACTGGGCGTTGGAGGCGAGGCAGCACGGGGACTTCTTCTCGGCGTACCAGCCGATGGAGCTGGAGCCCCGCGAAGCCGCAGCGGGGCGGGTTTTGATCGACACCGACCGCCACCCGGAGCCGTCGGTGTGGCTCTGGGCGCCACTCGCGGCGGGTTCTTCGATTGTGGCCTGTTCACACACGGACGTGTCCACATTGGCGCGTAAAGCGACGTCAGAGCGGGTAACCATCCGGATGGATGCTGAATCAGACCGGATGAGTGAGTGA
- a CDS encoding acetoacetate--CoA ligase, translating to MTTILWTPPADVLETTRIGHYLRWLADERGRTFGGYAELWQWSVDDLPGFWRSIWDYFEVVAHTEPAETLGDAHMPGARWFPGATLNYAEHVLRMPGIADDAPVVIGYSQTREPVTLTAAELREQVRRAAAGLRRLGVAKGDRVAAYAPNIPETFVLLLATTSLGAIFSSCAPEFGTRSVTDRWTQIGPKVLVAVDGYRYGDKLIDRRGEVAGIQAALPSLAHTVVLDYAGLSDTDGWAELTRETDEPLTFEAVPFDHPLYVLYSSGTTGLPKPIVHGHGGILLEHLKMLALHHDLGPGDRFFWFSTTGWMMWNFLISAPAVGAAIVLFDGDPAPKVDGSPDFGALWRLAETAGMTYFGTSAPYLLACRKAGVVPSELADLSGLRGLGSTGAPLPPEGFRWVYESVSSTLQLQSLSGGTDVCTGFVGASPLNPVFEGEIAARCLGARVEAFDPTGKPVLGELGELVISAPMPSMPVGFWGDESGARYREAYFDVFPGVWRHGDWITITDHGSCIITGRSDATLNRGGVRLGTSEFYSVVEGLDEVVDSVVVHLEDAEGGAGELLLFVVLADGMELDDALRAKIARELRTALSPRHIPDEIHQVKAAPRTLSGKRLEVPVKRILTGTPVDAAAAKGALANPESLLAFERLAHERGN from the coding sequence ATGACCACGATCCTGTGGACCCCGCCGGCCGACGTTCTCGAGACGACCCGCATCGGCCACTACCTGCGGTGGCTCGCCGATGAGCGGGGGCGCACCTTCGGCGGCTATGCCGAGCTGTGGCAGTGGTCGGTCGACGATCTGCCCGGCTTCTGGCGGTCGATCTGGGACTACTTCGAGGTCGTCGCGCACACCGAACCCGCCGAGACCCTGGGCGACGCGCACATGCCGGGTGCTCGCTGGTTCCCCGGTGCGACGCTCAACTATGCCGAGCACGTGCTGCGGATGCCGGGCATCGCCGACGACGCGCCGGTGGTGATCGGCTATTCGCAGACCCGCGAGCCGGTCACGCTCACCGCCGCCGAGCTGCGCGAGCAGGTACGCCGAGCCGCCGCCGGCCTGCGCCGCCTCGGCGTGGCGAAGGGCGACCGGGTGGCCGCCTATGCCCCCAACATCCCTGAGACCTTCGTGCTGCTGCTGGCGACGACGAGCCTCGGCGCCATCTTCTCGTCCTGCGCCCCGGAGTTCGGCACCCGCAGCGTCACCGACCGCTGGACCCAGATCGGGCCGAAGGTCCTCGTCGCCGTCGACGGCTACCGCTACGGCGACAAGCTGATCGACCGCCGGGGCGAGGTGGCCGGGATCCAGGCCGCCCTGCCGTCGCTGGCGCACACGGTCGTCCTCGACTACGCGGGACTGTCCGACACCGACGGCTGGGCGGAGCTCACCCGGGAGACCGACGAGCCGCTCACCTTCGAGGCCGTCCCCTTCGACCACCCGCTCTACGTCCTCTACTCCTCCGGGACGACCGGGCTGCCCAAGCCGATCGTGCACGGGCACGGCGGCATCCTGCTTGAGCACCTGAAGATGCTCGCCCTGCACCACGACCTCGGCCCCGGGGACCGCTTCTTCTGGTTCAGCACGACCGGCTGGATGATGTGGAACTTCCTCATCTCGGCCCCGGCCGTCGGCGCCGCGATCGTCCTCTTCGACGGCGACCCCGCGCCCAAGGTGGACGGAAGCCCGGACTTCGGGGCGCTGTGGCGACTCGCCGAGACCGCCGGGATGACCTACTTCGGGACATCGGCGCCCTACCTGCTCGCCTGTCGCAAGGCTGGAGTCGTGCCGAGCGAGCTGGCCGATCTGTCCGGGCTGCGCGGGCTCGGGTCCACCGGCGCGCCGCTGCCGCCCGAGGGGTTCCGCTGGGTCTACGAGTCGGTCTCCTCGACCCTGCAACTCCAGTCGCTGTCCGGCGGCACGGACGTCTGCACCGGCTTCGTCGGCGCGAGCCCGCTCAACCCGGTCTTCGAGGGCGAGATCGCGGCGCGCTGCCTCGGTGCCCGGGTGGAGGCCTTCGACCCGACGGGCAAGCCGGTCCTCGGCGAGCTGGGCGAGCTCGTGATCAGCGCGCCGATGCCGAGCATGCCGGTCGGCTTCTGGGGTGACGAGTCGGGTGCCCGCTACCGGGAGGCCTACTTCGATGTCTTCCCCGGGGTGTGGCGGCACGGCGACTGGATCACGATCACCGACCACGGCAGCTGCATCATCACCGGGCGTTCCGACGCGACGCTCAACCGCGGCGGCGTACGCCTGGGCACGAGCGAGTTCTACTCCGTCGTCGAAGGGCTGGACGAGGTCGTCGACTCCGTCGTCGTGCACCTGGAGGACGCCGAGGGCGGCGCCGGCGAACTGCTGCTCTTCGTGGTGCTCGCCGACGGGATGGAGCTCGACGACGCGCTGCGCGCCAAGATCGCCCGAGAGCTGCGGACAGCCCTGTCACCGCGCCACATCCCGGACGAGATCCACCAGGTCAAGGCGGCACCCCGGACCCTGTCCGGCAAGAGGCTGGAGGTGCCGGTGAAGCGCATCCTCACCGGCACGCCGGTCGACGCAGCCGCCGCCAAGGGCGCCCTGGCCAACCCCGAGTCGCTGCTCGCCTTCGAGCGGCTCGCCCACGAGCGAGGCAACTGA
- a CDS encoding acyl-CoA thioesterase — MTEGRPTAHSQVTLSRIMTAVDVNLYGSVHGGVIMKFIDDVAGASAARHSGGIAVTAAIDEILFLEPVRVGDLVHVYAQVNWTGRSSMEVGVTVRAERWDQFGTDAVKVGTAYLVFVAVDKDGQPRTVNPVIPDTPKNERRFAEAQIRRAHRLASREAINKHRSEKQEGRT; from the coding sequence ATGACTGAAGGCCGTCCTACCGCGCACTCACAGGTCACCCTGTCTCGCATCATGACCGCGGTCGACGTGAACCTCTACGGCTCCGTCCACGGTGGAGTCATCATGAAGTTCATCGATGACGTGGCCGGGGCCTCCGCCGCCCGCCACTCCGGCGGCATCGCGGTCACCGCGGCGATCGACGAGATCCTCTTCCTGGAACCGGTCCGCGTCGGCGATCTTGTGCACGTCTATGCGCAGGTCAACTGGACCGGCCGGAGCTCGATGGAGGTCGGCGTCACCGTCCGGGCGGAGCGCTGGGACCAGTTCGGCACCGACGCGGTCAAGGTGGGCACCGCCTACCTGGTCTTCGTCGCGGTGGACAAGGACGGCCAGCCCCGCACCGTCAATCCCGTGATCCCGGACACCCCCAAGAACGAGCGCAGATTCGCCGAGGCGCAGATCCGCCGGGCGCACCGGCTCGCATCGAGGGAGGCCATCAACAAGCACCGCAGTGAGAAGCAGGAGGGGCGCACATAA
- a CDS encoding MFS transporter, whose translation MRRLAGLVGLLTAEAISLFGSRMTAVALPWLVLVTTGSATKTGLVALTEMLPYVIASAAGGPLIDRLGARRISVVVDVLSAALVAAVPLLHHLGRLDFGLLLGLVGVIGLVRGFGDSAKRVLLPAAIAESGVEMTRAVSLYDGIARAATLVGAPLAGVLAATFGAVDVLLIDAASFAVAAFIIGGLVRNRPTDEPSGSAEPAEPYFTALRTGLGFVRREPLTLGIVLMLFATNLFDQAYTTVFVPVWSRDVFGSPAGIGLLAGVFALGAVAGNAAYTLVAPRWPRLGPFAVGFLIGGAPRFLVMALDSPVWTVVAMAATAGVAISVVNPILSAVSYEVIPERLQARVFGLVTAAAWAGIPAGSLLGGLLVDLVSLRAGLLITGLIYLAVTLVPFFGKRWRRMDAGRGSPGAAEPAVEREVVAV comes from the coding sequence ATGAGGCGCCTGGCCGGACTCGTCGGGCTGCTCACCGCCGAGGCGATCTCGCTGTTCGGCAGCAGGATGACCGCGGTCGCGCTGCCCTGGCTCGTCCTCGTCACCACCGGCAGCGCCACGAAGACCGGGCTCGTCGCGCTGACCGAGATGCTGCCCTATGTGATCGCCTCCGCCGCCGGTGGTCCGCTCATCGACCGCCTCGGCGCGCGCCGGATCTCGGTCGTCGTCGACGTGCTCAGTGCCGCGCTCGTCGCCGCCGTCCCGCTCCTGCACCACCTGGGCCGCCTCGACTTCGGACTGCTGCTCGGCCTGGTCGGGGTGATCGGCCTGGTCCGAGGGTTCGGCGACTCGGCCAAGCGGGTGCTGCTGCCCGCGGCGATCGCCGAGTCCGGTGTCGAGATGACCCGCGCGGTGAGCCTCTACGACGGCATCGCCCGGGCCGCCACGCTCGTCGGTGCGCCGCTCGCCGGGGTGCTCGCGGCCACGTTCGGCGCGGTCGACGTGCTGCTCATCGATGCGGCGTCGTTCGCGGTCGCGGCATTCATCATCGGTGGGCTGGTCCGCAACCGGCCGACCGATGAGCCGTCGGGGTCGGCCGAGCCCGCCGAGCCCTACTTCACCGCTCTGCGGACCGGGCTGGGCTTCGTGCGACGGGAGCCCTTGACCCTCGGCATCGTGCTGATGCTCTTCGCCACCAACCTGTTCGACCAGGCCTACACGACGGTCTTCGTGCCGGTCTGGTCCCGGGACGTCTTCGGATCCCCGGCCGGGATCGGCCTGCTCGCCGGGGTCTTCGCGCTGGGTGCCGTCGCGGGCAACGCGGCGTACACCCTGGTCGCGCCCCGCTGGCCGAGACTCGGGCCGTTCGCCGTGGGCTTCCTGATCGGCGGAGCGCCCCGGTTCCTCGTCATGGCGCTCGACTCTCCGGTCTGGACGGTCGTCGCGATGGCCGCCACCGCCGGGGTGGCGATCTCCGTGGTCAACCCGATCCTGAGCGCGGTGAGCTATGAGGTCATTCCGGAACGGTTGCAGGCCCGGGTCTTCGGCCTCGTCACCGCGGCGGCCTGGGCGGGCATCCCGGCCGGCAGCCTGCTGGGTGGGCTGCTCGTCGACCTGGTGAGCCTGCGGGCAGGGCTGCTCATCACCGGACTGATCTACCTCGCCGTCACCCTGGTGCCGTTCTTCGGCAAGCGGTGGCGCCGGATGGACGCCGGTCGGGGCTCACCGGGTGCGGCGGAGCCTGCTGTGGAGCGGGAGGTCGTCGCCGTCTAG
- a CDS encoding helix-turn-helix domain-containing protein: MTEPTRVELRGKALRGIAHPLRVRLLSLLREDGPSTATRLGERLAQSSGATSYHLRQLAAYGFVVEDDTQGDGRERWWRAAHETTTLQAEDARASPADSEAYLRAVAAEYADRVDRWLGELTTIPEEWHEGMTLSNALLRLRPEEAARFLVEFQALIDTYRRDEPAGELPDGTERVMLQYQLMPFPRVAGHGGDLR; the protein is encoded by the coding sequence ATGACCGAACCGACTCGCGTCGAGCTGCGCGGCAAGGCGCTGCGCGGCATCGCGCACCCGTTGCGGGTGCGACTCCTCTCGTTGCTGCGCGAGGACGGGCCGTCGACCGCGACCCGCCTCGGCGAGCGGCTCGCCCAGTCCAGTGGAGCCACCAGCTATCACCTGCGCCAACTCGCCGCCTATGGCTTCGTCGTCGAGGACGACACCCAGGGCGACGGGCGGGAGCGCTGGTGGCGGGCCGCTCACGAGACGACGACCCTCCAGGCCGAGGACGCGCGGGCATCGCCGGCCGACAGCGAGGCATACCTCCGCGCCGTCGCCGCGGAGTATGCCGACCGGGTCGACCGCTGGCTCGGCGAGCTCACCACCATCCCCGAGGAGTGGCACGAGGGCATGACCCTCTCCAACGCCCTGCTGCGACTGCGCCCCGAGGAGGCGGCGCGATTTCTCGTGGAGTTCCAGGCGCTCATCGACACCTACCGCCGGGACGAACCGGCGGGCGAGCTGCCCGACGGCACCGAGCGCGTGATGCTGCAATACCAGCTGATGCCCTTCCCGCGCGTCGCCGGGCACGGGGGTGACCTCCGATGA
- a CDS encoding GlsB/YeaQ/YmgE family stress response membrane protein: MIGTIIWGIIGGAIVGYLGRLLLPGAQNISAVVTIIVGILAATLGGILADALGVGDTNGIDWIRHIIQLALAVFFVWLATRFFGNKTATR; the protein is encoded by the coding sequence ATGATCGGAACGATCATCTGGGGCATCATCGGCGGTGCCATCGTGGGTTACCTGGGGCGCCTGCTGCTGCCCGGTGCTCAGAACATCTCCGCCGTCGTCACGATCATCGTCGGCATCCTCGCCGCGACGCTGGGCGGCATCCTCGCCGACGCGCTGGGCGTCGGCGACACCAACGGCATCGACTGGATCAGGCACATCATCCAGCTTGCCCTCGCCGTGTTCTTCGTCTGGCTGGCGACCCGGTTCTTCGGGAACAAGACCGCGACCCGCTGA
- a CDS encoding MaoC family dehydratase, translating into MLVSKLDEVVTMVGRHLGSSAWHEITQRQVDLFAEATWDHQWIHTDPERAATGPYGGTIAHGFLTIALTPALLAEIWRVEGVEMTVNRGLNNVLLRAPVPVGARVRMLADVVDARPRPKGFIEVVVGLTFEVEHDGKVAKACTAQEVILLRGHAD; encoded by the coding sequence ATGCTCGTCAGCAAGCTCGATGAGGTGGTGACGATGGTCGGCCGACACCTCGGCAGCTCCGCCTGGCACGAGATCACCCAGCGCCAGGTCGACCTCTTCGCCGAGGCGACCTGGGACCACCAGTGGATCCACACCGATCCGGAGCGGGCCGCGACCGGACCCTACGGCGGCACGATCGCGCACGGCTTCCTCACCATCGCGCTGACACCGGCGCTGCTGGCGGAGATCTGGCGGGTCGAGGGCGTCGAGATGACGGTCAACCGAGGGCTCAACAACGTGCTGCTGCGGGCACCCGTACCGGTGGGTGCGCGGGTGCGGATGCTCGCCGACGTCGTCGACGCGCGACCCCGGCCGAAGGGATTCATCGAGGTGGTCGTGGGCCTCACCTTCGAGGTGGAGCACGACGGCAAGGTCGCGAAGGCCTGCACCGCGCAGGAGGTCATCCTGCTGCGGGGCCACGCGGACTGA
- a CDS encoding TetR/AcrR family transcriptional regulator, producing the protein MPARGDHDARRRDVSEAVWQVLAAKGFGGLTLRAVATHMGSSTGLLTHYFPSKQALVRHALEIAQQHTAGRERFTSAGEGLPGLRAALLDVMPLTPQSTAMNRVWISFWDAALSDAELAEVELQRYERWRGMLRPHVDAAIRLGQLAGDPDDVDPDDIVATAAGFAHGIVVQAIFDPARFPAQRQIALVDGFIARLQR; encoded by the coding sequence ATGCCCGCACGCGGTGACCACGACGCTCGCCGGCGCGACGTCTCCGAGGCGGTCTGGCAGGTGCTCGCGGCGAAGGGCTTCGGCGGGCTCACGCTGCGGGCCGTCGCGACCCACATGGGCTCCTCGACCGGGCTGCTGACGCACTATTTCCCCAGCAAGCAGGCGCTGGTCCGGCATGCGCTGGAGATCGCCCAGCAGCACACCGCCGGGCGGGAGCGCTTCACCTCCGCGGGCGAAGGCCTGCCGGGGCTGCGCGCCGCACTGCTCGATGTCATGCCGCTGACGCCGCAGAGCACCGCGATGAACCGGGTCTGGATCAGCTTCTGGGACGCCGCACTCTCCGATGCGGAGCTCGCCGAGGTGGAGCTGCAGCGGTACGAGCGGTGGCGGGGCATGCTGCGCCCGCACGTCGACGCGGCGATCCGCCTCGGGCAGCTCGCCGGCGACCCCGACGATGTGGACCCGGACGACATCGTCGCCACCGCGGCCGGATTCGCGCACGGGATCGTGGTGCAGGCGATCTTCGATCCGGCGCGATTCCCGGCGCAGCGGCAGATCGCGCTCGTCGACGGCTTCATCGCGCGGCTGCAACGGTGA
- a CDS encoding GNAT family N-acetyltransferase, which yields MLSQPLTPNADLRTLEPFHAPQFAAYIDRNRDHLSPWLPWAVMLTDEEQTRAWLQRYADDTARDAGRIYGIWLDGELVGGTLFRTFNARFRLAEIGVWLSPEAEGKGLVTTAARAMIAWAIGERGIHRVEWRTVPENKRSIACAERLGMTLDGTLREAFHHNGRPHDVHVYSLLAPAWTP from the coding sequence ATGCTCAGCCAGCCCCTTACCCCGAACGCCGACCTGCGCACCCTGGAGCCGTTCCACGCACCGCAGTTCGCGGCGTACATCGACCGCAACCGGGACCACCTCTCCCCCTGGCTGCCCTGGGCGGTCATGCTCACCGACGAGGAGCAGACCCGAGCGTGGCTCCAGCGGTACGCCGACGACACCGCCCGCGACGCCGGCCGGATCTACGGGATCTGGCTCGACGGCGAACTCGTCGGCGGCACGCTCTTCCGCACCTTCAACGCGAGGTTCCGCCTGGCCGAGATCGGCGTCTGGCTCTCCCCCGAGGCCGAGGGCAAGGGTTTGGTCACGACCGCGGCGCGGGCGATGATCGCCTGGGCGATCGGCGAGCGCGGCATCCACCGCGTCGAGTGGCGAACGGTACCGGAGAACAAACGAAGCATCGCTTGCGCAGAACGGCTCGGCATGACCCTGGACGGCACCCTCCGCGAGGCCTTCCACCACAACGGCAGGCCACACGACGTCCACGTCTACTCCCTCCTAGCCCCAGCCTGGACACCCTGA
- a CDS encoding glycoside hydrolase family 19 protein — MSRMRTLATIAALVITGAMAVILPSTVASAAACATPWSATTTYTNGMVASRNSHNWLAKWWTLNEAPPGTTGVWADQGVCGGGTPPSPTPGACNHPNWAAGTNYVTGNIVRYTNGLYYIAEHDNPGYDPIISTWYWDPYTCTGTPPSSPPPTNPGAFVVSEAQFNQMFPGRNSFYTYSGLVAALSAYPAFAKTGSDTVKRQEAAAFLANVNHETGGLVYIVEQNTANYPHYCDLSQSYGCPAGQAMYYGRGPIQLSWNFNYKAAGDALGLPLLTNPNLVQTDASVAWRTGIWYWMTQNGPGTMTPHNAMVNGAGFGETIRSINGSIECNGGNPGQVQSRVTAYQQFVQILGTTAGNNLYC; from the coding sequence ATGTCGAGAATGCGAACCTTAGCCACGATCGCCGCCCTGGTCATCACCGGTGCGATGGCGGTCATCCTCCCCTCCACCGTCGCCTCGGCCGCAGCCTGCGCGACACCGTGGAGCGCCACCACCACCTACACCAACGGCATGGTCGCCTCCCGCAACAGCCACAACTGGCTCGCGAAGTGGTGGACGCTCAACGAAGCTCCTCCCGGGACCACCGGAGTCTGGGCCGACCAGGGCGTCTGCGGCGGCGGCACCCCGCCCTCGCCGACCCCCGGCGCCTGCAACCACCCCAACTGGGCGGCGGGCACCAACTACGTCACCGGCAACATCGTCCGCTACACCAACGGGCTCTACTACATCGCCGAGCACGACAACCCGGGCTACGACCCGATCATCAGCACCTGGTACTGGGACCCCTACACCTGCACCGGAACGCCGCCCTCCTCGCCACCGCCGACCAACCCCGGCGCGTTCGTGGTGAGCGAGGCCCAGTTCAACCAGATGTTCCCGGGCCGCAACTCGTTCTACACCTACTCCGGCCTGGTCGCGGCACTGAGCGCCTACCCCGCGTTCGCCAAGACCGGCAGCGACACCGTGAAGCGCCAGGAGGCCGCGGCCTTCCTCGCCAACGTCAACCACGAGACCGGCGGCCTGGTCTACATCGTGGAGCAGAACACGGCGAACTACCCGCACTACTGCGACCTCAGCCAGTCCTACGGCTGCCCGGCCGGGCAGGCGATGTACTACGGCCGCGGGCCGATCCAGCTCAGCTGGAACTTCAACTACAAGGCCGCCGGTGACGCGCTGGGCCTCCCGCTGCTCACCAACCCCAACCTGGTCCAGACCGATGCCTCGGTCGCCTGGCGGACCGGCATCTGGTACTGGATGACCCAGAACGGCCCGGGCACCATGACCCCGCACAACGCGATGGTCAACGGCGCCGGATTCGGCGAGACGATCCGCAGCATCAACGGGTCGATCGAGTGCAACGGCGGCAACCCCGGCCAGGTCCAGAGCCGGGTGACGGCATACCAGCAGTTCGTCCAGATCCTGGGCACCACCGCAGGCAACAACCTCTACTGCTAG